The genomic interval CGGGCTATTGATATGCCGGTCAGAACATTTAATCGTCGCTTTTTAAAGGCCACCGGTATGACACCTATTGAGTATTTGCAAGCCATGCGTATACGCATGGCCATGGATATTCTGCGAGACAGTAATTTGAATGTTACTGAAGTGTCTGAGTTGAGTGGTTATCGTGATTCCGGATATTTTACCCGGTTGTTTAAAAAAATATCCGGTGTTTCACCTGCAGAGTATCGTAAGATCGTGCGCAGCAAGTTATTTATGGCTGAGTAGATTTTTGCCTGGCTTTAAAGGCTTTTTTGGCGACTCTTCCCACTTTCACACAATGCCATAGTGCGTAGCTGATCAATACCAGTTGCGCCAGAGCAAATAGGCTGTGGGTGCTCAGTAGAGACATGAGTGATACCAGAAAATAGAAAATCAAAGCGAAGTCCAGATAACTGATTGCTTTGATGGAAGGACGAAAAAGCCAGACTACAAAAATCAATAACAGAATGGTTTTGACGATCATTATGAATAATCCGGCAATCAGCCATTGAGTTGTATCAGCATTTTCTGGAAGTGTTTTACCCCACCAGTGCTGAGCCCAATACAAGACTAAAAGGATCGCAATAGCGATATGAATTAAGCGATATTTGTGACGGGTATTCATGCGGATCCTGATGATTGATGCAGAGCCAGGCTGATGGTGGCCACACGTTTACCGAGTGCCCGGCACAGACTGACTTCCTGTTTTGAAAGTTCATGTTTTGTCTGATGGAAATGTCCGCTGGCCCCATAAGGGGAGGCGGATGACTGGGTATCATGCAGTGCCGCTTCAGTAAATGGGATGCCGCTGATCAGCATGCCATGATGCAGCAAGGGAATCATCATGCTCAGTAAAGTACTTTCCTGTCCACCATGCAGTGTAGATGTGGCGGTAAAGAAAGCCGCAGGCTTTCCTGCCAGCTCTCCATTCAGCCACTCCTCACTGGTATTGTCCCAGAAATATTTCATGGCAGACGCCATGTTACCAAATCGGGTCGGACTGCCCAGGATCAAGCCTGTGCAGCTTTTCAACTCCTGTTTGGTGCAATAAGGCGCTCCCTGATCTGGGATGGTTTGAGGGGTATGAACATTTTCTGATGTGACAGGGGGGACCGTACGTAACATGGCTTCACAGCCGTCGACACTGTCAACACCAACGGCGATCTGTCTGGCCATTTGTTCGGTACCACCGTTACGGGAATAATACAGAATCAGAATGCGATTCATTTAAATAAATCCAGAACCTGTTCGGGAGGGCGACCGATACGGGCTTTGCCCTGATATGAAACAATCGGTCTTTGCATCAGTTTGGGTGTGGTAACGATTGCGTCCAGTAATTGTTCGTCTGTGAGATTTTCAGTACCCAGGCCCATTTCTTTATATTCATCTTCACCGGAGCGGATAATATCTCTGACCGGCAGTTCGAGTTCTTCCAGCAGCTGTTTCAGTGATGGTTTGGTCAGAGGATTGTTGAGATACAAGTGTATGTCATGTTCGATATTGTGCTGTTCAAGTAATTTAAGTGTTTCTCTGGATTTTGAGCAGCGTGGATTATGATAGATGATTGCTTTGGTCATAGTGTGTCCATTAGCTTAGCATTATTAATTGTTCTACCCGATATGGTGTTGTATCCGGCATGTTGAAGTTTGTCATACATATTTTTAACGATTTTAATCGTCTTGGACTGCAGCGCA from Gynuella sunshinyii YC6258 carries:
- the wrbA gene encoding NAD(P)H:quinone oxidoreductase, which codes for MNRILILYYSRNGGTEQMARQIAVGVDSVDGCEAMLRTVPPVTSENVHTPQTIPDQGAPYCTKQELKSCTGLILGSPTRFGNMASAMKYFWDNTSEEWLNGELAGKPAAFFTATSTLHGGQESTLLSMMIPLLHHGMLISGIPFTEAALHDTQSSASPYGASGHFHQTKHELSKQEVSLCRALGKRVATISLALHQSSGSA
- the arsC gene encoding arsenate reductase (glutaredoxin) (This arsenate reductase requires both glutathione and glutaredoxin to convert arsenate to arsenite, after which the efflux transporter formed by ArsA and ArsB can extrude the arsenite from the cell, providing resistance.), which gives rise to MTKAIIYHNPRCSKSRETLKLLEQHNIEHDIHLYLNNPLTKPSLKQLLEELELPVRDIIRSGEDEYKEMGLGTENLTDEQLLDAIVTTPKLMQRPIVSYQGKARIGRPPEQVLDLFK